The following nucleotide sequence is from Sphingopyxis sp. MWB1.
CCCGCATCACCGGCGAAGAGGTGCCGGTGCATGGCGCGGGACGCACCGATGCGGGCGTCCATGCCATTGCGATGCGCGCCCATGTCGATATCGAAAAGCCGCTCACCCCCTTCCGCCTGATGGAGGCGCTCAACGCGCAGCTTCGCCCCGCCCCCGTCGCGATCCTCGCGTGCGAAGAGGTGGCGGACGACTGGCACGCACGTTTTTCGTGCATCGGGCGCGCCTATGAATATCGCATCGTCAACCGCCGCGCGCCGCTGACGTGGGACAAGGGGCTGTCGTGGCAATTCGCCAAGCCGCTCGATTCCGAAGCGATGCACGGCGCGGCGCAGGCGCTCGTCGGGCAGCATGATTTCACCACCTTCCGCTCGGTCCATTGCCAGGCCGAAAGCCCCGTCAAGACGCTCGACCGCCTCTCGGTCAGCCGTCACGGGGAGGAAATCATTATCGAAGCCGCAGCGCGCAGCTTCCTTCACCATCAGGTGCGCTCGATGGTCGGCTGCCTGACCCTCGTCGGTCAGGGAAAATGGTCGGCGCGCGACCTGAAAGCCGCGCTCGACGCCGCCGACCGCAACGCCCTCGGCCTCAACGCCCCGCCCGACGGCCTCTATTTCGTCGAGGCGCGCTATCCCTGACAGAAACTCCTCGTCACCCCGGACTTGATCCGGGGTCCAGGCCGGCGTCGCCGCAATGGATGCCGGATTAAGTCCGGCATGACGATGATGGGGCAAAAAAAGGGCGGCCCCGCAGGACCGCCCTTTCGGGTTTCACGATACGCCGCGCTTATGCCTTTTCGGCATAATATTTCGGCGCATGTTCGTTCAAAATTTCGAGGATCTTCGCCTGCGCGGTCTTTTCGTCGCTTTCTTCCATCGCGGCGAGTTCGCGCGCAAGGCGGCTCGATGCCGCTTCGAAAATCTGACGCTCCGAATAGCTTTGCTCGGGCTGGTCGTCGGCGCGGAACAGGTCGCGGGTCACTTCGGCAATCGACACCAGGTCGCCCGAATTGATCTTCGCTTCATATTCCTGCGCGCGGCGCGACCACATGGTGCGCTTTACCTTCGGCTTGGTGGTCAGCACCTGCAACGCTTCCTTCAGCGTCTTGTCCGAAGA
It contains:
- a CDS encoding CarD family transcriptional regulator, with amino-acid sequence MSANTLLFEVGDYVVYPKHGVGRVIELQKSEIAGMQLELYVLRFEKEKMTLRVPTNKAEGVGMRKLSSDKTLKEALQVLTTKPKVKRTMWSRRAQEYEAKINSGDLVSIAEVTRDLFRADDQPEQSYSERQIFEAASSRLARELAAMEESDEKTAQAKILEILNEHAPKYYAEKA
- the truA gene encoding tRNA pseudouridine(38-40) synthase TruA, whose amino-acid sequence is MTRFALTIEFDGRPFMGWQRQSHGPSVQQALEEAVTRITGEEVPVHGAGRTDAGVHAIAMRAHVDIEKPLTPFRLMEALNAQLRPAPVAILACEEVADDWHARFSCIGRAYEYRIVNRRAPLTWDKGLSWQFAKPLDSEAMHGAAQALVGQHDFTTFRSVHCQAESPVKTLDRLSVSRHGEEIIIEAAARSFLHHQVRSMVGCLTLVGQGKWSARDLKAALDAADRNALGLNAPPDGLYFVEARYP